In Sphingomonas psychrotolerans, the following proteins share a genomic window:
- a CDS encoding type IV secretion system protein VirB3: MNGLEQDQLFVALTRPQMFAGVTYSYFIANAVIATELFLIFKSPWAVVVALAIHFAGVILCLREPRFFDLWLTRLGRCPRVRNYAIWRCNSYRP; this comes from the coding sequence ATGAACGGTCTCGAGCAAGACCAGTTGTTCGTCGCGCTCACGCGTCCGCAGATGTTCGCGGGCGTCACCTACAGCTATTTCATCGCCAATGCGGTCATCGCGACCGAATTGTTCCTGATCTTCAAGTCGCCCTGGGCAGTCGTGGTGGCGCTCGCCATTCATTTCGCGGGCGTGATCCTCTGCCTGCGCGAGCCGCGCTTCTTCGATCTGTGGCTGACCCGGCTCGGCCGCTGCCCGCGGGTACGCAACTATGCGATCTGGCGATGCAACTCCTACCGGCCCTGA
- a CDS encoding TrbC/VirB2 family protein, which translates to MAALVLPHAVSAQEGLADPAGSGVIVSAVRWLEGTLLGTVATVVAVIAVATVGLLMLTGRINWRYGATVILGCFILFGAASIVAGIQSTAQLGQ; encoded by the coding sequence GTGGCGGCGCTCGTGTTGCCCCATGCAGTGAGTGCGCAAGAGGGCCTCGCTGATCCCGCGGGATCGGGCGTGATCGTGTCCGCGGTGCGCTGGCTCGAGGGGACGTTGCTGGGAACGGTCGCAACCGTCGTGGCGGTGATCGCGGTCGCCACGGTGGGGCTGTTGATGCTCACCGGCCGGATCAACTGGCGCTATGGCGCAACGGTTATCCTGGGCTGCTTCATCCTGTTCGGCGCTGCCAGCATCGTCGCCGGGATCCAGTCGACCGCGCAACTGGGACAATAG
- a CDS encoding virB8 family protein, whose protein sequence is MKNKAREALDAYYREAGSWAEDRQTTLRASRRAAWIVAAIATAVALMLALALLLLMPLKTVEPYTLLVDKQTGFVQALKPLDPQQVSGNTALTQSFLVQYVIARESFDISAVQANYRKVSLWSQGDARTAYVASVQASNPDSPLARLPRSTVIETRVKSVSPLGQNAALVRFDTIRRDAGGRTEPPRAWVSVIRYRYAGEPMSLEDRFVNPLGFEVTRYQRNAEAPPPPEPGPTAMPQPRATLAPLAPATPQPAPRPARPEVEL, encoded by the coding sequence ATGAAGAACAAGGCGCGCGAAGCGCTCGACGCTTATTATCGCGAGGCCGGGAGCTGGGCGGAGGACCGGCAAACGACCTTGCGTGCCTCGCGCCGCGCCGCGTGGATCGTTGCAGCCATCGCCACTGCGGTCGCGCTGATGCTCGCGCTCGCGCTGCTGCTCCTGATGCCGCTCAAGACGGTCGAGCCCTATACGTTGCTCGTCGACAAGCAGACCGGCTTCGTCCAGGCGCTCAAGCCGCTCGACCCGCAGCAGGTGAGTGGCAACACCGCACTCACCCAAAGCTTCCTCGTCCAATATGTCATCGCGCGCGAGAGCTTCGACATCTCCGCCGTACAGGCCAATTACCGCAAGGTCTCCTTGTGGTCGCAGGGCGACGCGCGCACGGCCTATGTCGCGAGTGTCCAGGCTTCCAACCCGGACAGCCCGTTGGCCAGGCTCCCCCGCAGCACGGTGATCGAGACGCGCGTGAAGAGCGTGTCGCCGCTCGGCCAGAACGCGGCTTTGGTCCGCTTCGACACGATCCGGCGCGATGCGGGCGGCCGCACCGAGCCGCCGCGGGCCTGGGTATCGGTGATCCGCTATCGTTACGCGGGCGAGCCGATGAGTCTCGAGGATCGCTTCGTGAACCCGCTGGGCTTCGAAGTGACGCGCTATCAGCGCAACGCCGAAGCCCCGCCGCCCCCCGAACCCGGCCCGACCGCGATGCCGCAGCCCCGCGCGACTCTGGCCCCGCTCGCGCCCGCGACTCCGCAGCCGGCGCCGCGTCCCGCCCGGCCCGAGGTGGAGTTGTGA
- a CDS encoding type IV secretion system protein, with product MSIPCPGVVDDAFLQSVLGFVDCQAQTLGAAGYQALSAPGSPLSLFLTGLLTLFVAFVGYRMLLGETPGMRDGVLALVKVGIVLAMATSWPAYRTLLYDTVFHGPAELVSSVGAPAGLPGTTGGMATRLELVDQALLALGRLEIAAVNTTGEIRVVDGREVVVPPPQRDPQTIFGPTALGTARWVFLTATIAAFASVRLLAGLLLALGPFFVAFLLFEATRGLFDGWIRALAAAMLGAVAATLLLAVELALLEPWLTELIARREATLPIGGAPTELLAVTSAFALALVAGLGMAARLAVAFRLPPRWRTVPAQIIADLRADSRARAPLAERHAHTPAEQLSRAAAVAEAVAHSQRREAAAAGTGVGGIPAQAAIKTATGRDMPAAAPAPLGQSHRRRTQSRVSAGAARRDSNA from the coding sequence ATGAGCATTCCCTGCCCCGGCGTGGTCGACGACGCGTTCCTCCAGAGCGTGCTCGGCTTTGTCGACTGCCAGGCCCAGACGCTCGGCGCTGCCGGCTATCAGGCGCTGTCGGCGCCAGGATCGCCGCTGTCGCTGTTTCTCACCGGGCTGCTCACTCTGTTCGTTGCGTTCGTCGGCTATCGCATGCTGCTGGGCGAAACGCCGGGGATGCGCGACGGCGTACTCGCTCTGGTCAAAGTCGGCATCGTGCTGGCGATGGCGACCAGCTGGCCGGCCTATCGGACCCTGCTCTACGACACCGTCTTCCATGGACCCGCCGAACTGGTCTCCAGCGTTGGCGCGCCGGCCGGCCTCCCCGGCACGACCGGCGGCATGGCCACGCGACTCGAGCTCGTCGATCAGGCCTTGCTCGCACTTGGGCGACTGGAGATCGCCGCCGTCAACACGACCGGCGAGATCCGCGTCGTCGACGGCCGCGAAGTCGTGGTGCCGCCGCCTCAGCGCGATCCGCAGACCATCTTCGGCCCGACTGCATTGGGCACCGCACGCTGGGTGTTCCTGACCGCCACCATCGCCGCCTTCGCCTCGGTCCGGCTACTCGCCGGCCTGCTGCTCGCGCTCGGCCCCTTCTTCGTAGCCTTCCTGCTGTTCGAGGCGACGCGCGGCCTGTTCGACGGGTGGATACGCGCGCTCGCTGCGGCGATGCTTGGCGCAGTGGCCGCGACGTTGCTGCTCGCGGTCGAGCTTGCCTTGCTCGAACCGTGGCTGACGGAGCTGATCGCGCGGCGCGAGGCGACCTTGCCGATCGGCGGCGCGCCGACCGAGCTGTTGGCGGTGACTTCCGCCTTCGCGCTGGCATTGGTCGCCGGGCTCGGCATGGCGGCGCGACTGGCCGTCGCCTTCCGCCTGCCGCCGCGCTGGCGGACCGTGCCGGCACAGATCATCGCCGATCTTCGCGCCGACAGTCGCGCCCGCGCGCCGCTCGCCGAACGCCACGCGCACACCCCCGCCGAGCAATTGTCGCGCGCCGCCGCGGTGGCCGAGGCCGTGGCGCATAGCCAGCGCCGTGAGGCAGCGGCTGCCGGTACCGGGGTCGGCGGCATCCCGGCGCAGGCTGCGATCAAGACCGCCACCGGGCGCGACATGCCGGCGGCGGCGCCGGCACCGCTCGGCCAGAGCCACCGCCGTCGAACCCAGAGCCGGGTCTCCGCGGGTGCGGCGCGAAGGGACAGCAACGCATGA
- a CDS encoding TrbI/VirB10 family protein, which translates to MATAPSTDPRTASEATVLPAVARPRSGPPVWAIMLGVALVGLLLFVALDARRRSLTAPAVRARSADLVTTPAPPPALYVPPEPAPPPPVIQPVTVVQPAPTYRAPPPPSPQVIYVPQPTAAPAPAPLPPRRATTEPALVIDTTGPAPAGPNAQGGPQVQMSPLGNPGGSLAGARAGAGVLANRATTVPQGTLIPAVLETALDSTRPGLARAIVSRDVRGFDGNRVLIPRGSRLIGEYRSDAEAGQNRMLVNWIRLIRPDGATIAIGSPAGDTLGRGGIRASVNTHFFERFAGAILQSALDVGVNLASRSVDSSVVLLPGGGLQGGVMRFPNQIRPTLKVKAATSISIFVARDLDFTGVETR; encoded by the coding sequence ATGGCGACGGCACCTTCCACCGACCCCCGCACGGCCAGCGAAGCCACTGTCCTTCCGGCAGTCGCGCGGCCGCGATCGGGACCGCCGGTCTGGGCGATCATGCTCGGCGTCGCGCTGGTCGGGCTGCTGCTGTTCGTCGCGCTCGACGCCCGGCGCCGGTCACTGACGGCGCCCGCGGTGCGCGCGCGCTCCGCCGACCTCGTCACCACGCCGGCGCCCCCGCCCGCTTTATATGTTCCCCCCGAGCCCGCGCCGCCACCGCCCGTCATTCAGCCGGTGACGGTGGTGCAGCCGGCCCCGACGTACCGGGCCCCACCCCCGCCATCGCCGCAAGTCATCTACGTCCCCCAGCCGACGGCCGCGCCGGCACCCGCGCCGTTGCCGCCGCGGCGCGCGACGACCGAACCGGCGCTGGTGATCGACACCACCGGCCCCGCGCCGGCCGGCCCCAATGCGCAGGGCGGACCGCAAGTCCAGATGTCGCCGCTCGGCAATCCAGGCGGCAGCCTCGCCGGCGCGCGTGCCGGCGCCGGCGTGCTGGCCAATCGCGCGACGACGGTGCCGCAGGGCACGTTGATCCCCGCAGTGCTCGAGACCGCGCTCGATTCGACGCGGCCGGGGCTCGCCCGCGCGATCGTCTCACGCGACGTTCGCGGCTTCGACGGCAACCGGGTGCTCATCCCGCGCGGCAGCCGGCTGATCGGCGAATATCGCTCGGACGCCGAAGCCGGCCAGAACCGCATGCTGGTCAACTGGATCCGGCTGATCCGCCCCGACGGCGCGACGATCGCGATCGGCTCGCCGGCAGGCGATACGCTCGGACGCGGCGGCATCCGGGCCAGCGTGAACACCCATTTCTTCGAGCGCTTCGCAGGGGCGATTCTGCAATCCGCGCTCGACGTGGGCGTCAATCTCGCCTCGCGCTCGGTGGATTCCTCCGTCGTCCTCCTCCCAGGCGGCGGGCTTCAGGGCGGGGTGATGCGCTTTCCCAATCAAATCCGGCCGACGCTCAAGGTCAAGGCGGCGACCAGCATCTCGATCTTCGTCGCGCGCGACCTCGACTTCACTGGCGTCGAGACGCGATGA
- a CDS encoding TrbG/VirB9 family P-type conjugative transfer protein, which produces MRRWLVIALIFAPAAALAQSALPPLPPNPRFQSVEYSPDTVFTLRAAPGYQVVVELAPDERIENVAVGDSGAWQVTANRRGDRLFVKAVQQGVTTNMTVVTDARLYSFELVPLPGPTLDMAYALRFRYPDPSPDPAKTAAETETGRYKMRGSEALIPSGMHDDGTHTYIEWPPGRTLPAIYAVNDAGKETLVNGMMREGRMVIDSVQQKLIFRIDDRKATAVRVAAGGR; this is translated from the coding sequence GTGAGACGGTGGTTGGTCATCGCGCTGATCTTCGCGCCCGCGGCTGCACTGGCGCAGTCCGCATTGCCCCCGCTCCCGCCCAATCCGCGCTTCCAGTCGGTCGAATATAGTCCGGACACGGTGTTCACCCTGCGCGCGGCGCCAGGCTATCAGGTGGTGGTGGAGCTCGCCCCGGACGAGCGCATCGAGAATGTCGCGGTCGGCGACAGCGGCGCGTGGCAAGTCACGGCCAATCGCCGCGGCGATCGCCTGTTCGTCAAGGCAGTGCAGCAAGGAGTGACGACCAACATGACGGTGGTCACCGATGCGCGGCTCTATTCATTCGAGCTGGTGCCGCTGCCCGGGCCGACGCTCGACATGGCCTATGCCCTGCGCTTTCGCTATCCCGATCCGTCACCCGATCCGGCGAAGACCGCCGCCGAGACCGAAACCGGTCGCTACAAGATGCGCGGCAGCGAGGCGCTGATCCCGAGCGGCATGCACGACGACGGCACCCATACCTATATCGAATGGCCGCCGGGTCGCACACTGCCGGCGATCTATGCCGTCAACGACGCGGGCAAGGAGACGCTGGTCAACGGCATGATGCGCGAGGGCCGGATGGTGATCGACAGCGTCCAGCAGAAGCTGATCTTCCGCATCGACGACCGCAAGGCGACCGCCGTGCGCGTCGCGGCCGGGGGCCGCTGA
- a CDS encoding TrbC/VirB2 family protein: protein MTSQAFAIFVSPSLADPVEPGPLLEAVTWLEGTALGTVATTVGVLVVAGIGLSMLAGRIHWRKGLTVVIGCFVLFGARGIAGGILGMVRGRSATVEVRQAEATLSPLTSIPKAPAPPVPAYDPYAGASVPPR, encoded by the coding sequence ATGACCAGCCAGGCATTTGCGATCTTCGTCTCTCCCTCACTGGCCGACCCCGTCGAGCCAGGTCCGCTTTTGGAAGCAGTGACGTGGCTTGAGGGAACCGCATTGGGAACAGTTGCGACCACGGTCGGGGTCCTGGTCGTGGCCGGCATCGGGCTTTCCATGCTCGCCGGCCGCATCCATTGGCGCAAGGGTCTGACCGTCGTCATCGGTTGCTTCGTCTTGTTTGGCGCGCGCGGAATAGCGGGCGGTATTTTGGGCATGGTTCGAGGCAGGTCAGCCACCGTAGAGGTTCGACAGGCGGAGGCTACACTGTCGCCCCTCACGTCGATTCCCAAAGCGCCGGCACCTCCTGTACCAGCTTATGATCCGTACGCCGGCGCCTCAGTACCCCCGCGCTGA
- a CDS encoding VirB4 family type IV secretion/conjugal transfer ATPase, with protein sequence MQLLPALTSDPGVVRREAPAGRHLPYARHVDDRTIETRDGLLMQVLHLRGLLFETADTDEINYRKRLRDAMLQSIGSSRFAVYSHVVRRRVDAGLTADFPDAFSARLDATWNARLAQKKLYVNDLFLTLVRRPLPGRIGLLDRLRGGTTEASTGHELRQLDVARDALLAALGSYDPRLLGVYQTPQGTCSEPLEFLSSLYNGEVRPVLLPLQDLGAYLPYRRVSFGQETVELGPTGTLARSFTGLISIKDYPGQTAPGMLDELLRLPFELTVAQSFGFVERQAALSKMNLALRRMRSAEDEAVSLRADLSGAKDDVAAGRAGFGEHHMTIAVQGGTPAQVDEGVAEVQAVLADMGIIAVREEIALEPAFWAQFPGNFKYIARRGLISTSNFAGFASGHNLPQGRAAGNHWGDAVTLLETTAAGPYYFNFHQGDLGNFTVIGPSGSGKTVVLNFLLAQARKFAPRIIFFDKDRGAELFLRAIGGRYDLLRPGTPSGLNPLQIDDNPANRQFLIDWIALLAGGADIEEIARIKDAIDANFGQPIEQRRLRHLAELFRGGHRPHGADLWARLRPWWGEGERAWLFDNESDETDLTADTVGFDMTQILDDPAMRTPAMMYLFHRVEERLDGTAAIIVVDEGWKALDDDVFVRRIKDWEKTIRKRNGIVGFATQSAQDALESRIASAIIEQAATQIFMANPKARADDYVHGFGLTPHEFELIRTLPDNAHCFLIKHGNESVVARLNLTGERDLLTILSGRERTVRLLDDIRATSGDDPADWLPRLLEVA encoded by the coding sequence ATGCAACTCCTACCGGCCCTGACCAGCGATCCCGGGGTCGTGCGGCGCGAGGCGCCGGCCGGGCGCCATTTGCCTTATGCCCGGCACGTCGACGATCGCACGATCGAGACGCGCGACGGGCTGCTGATGCAGGTGCTCCACCTGCGCGGCCTGTTGTTCGAGACCGCCGACACCGATGAGATCAACTATCGCAAGCGGCTGCGCGATGCGATGCTCCAGTCGATCGGGTCGTCGCGCTTCGCAGTCTACAGCCATGTCGTCCGGCGGCGCGTCGATGCGGGGCTGACCGCCGATTTCCCCGACGCCTTTTCGGCCCGGCTTGACGCGACGTGGAACGCGCGGCTCGCGCAGAAAAAATTGTACGTCAACGACCTGTTTCTGACCCTCGTCCGGCGCCCGTTGCCGGGTCGCATCGGCCTTCTCGACCGGCTGCGCGGCGGCACGACGGAGGCGAGCACCGGACATGAATTGCGCCAGCTCGACGTCGCCCGCGATGCGCTGCTCGCGGCTTTGGGCAGCTACGACCCGCGGCTGCTCGGCGTCTATCAGACGCCGCAGGGCACCTGTTCGGAACCGCTCGAATTCCTGTCGTCGCTGTACAATGGCGAGGTGCGGCCAGTGCTGCTGCCGCTGCAGGATCTCGGCGCCTATCTGCCCTATCGCCGGGTGAGCTTCGGCCAGGAGACGGTCGAGCTCGGCCCGACGGGCACGCTGGCGCGCAGCTTCACCGGGCTCATCTCGATCAAGGACTATCCCGGTCAGACCGCGCCCGGCATGCTCGACGAGCTGCTGCGGCTGCCGTTCGAGCTGACCGTCGCGCAGAGCTTCGGCTTCGTCGAACGGCAGGCGGCGCTGTCGAAGATGAACCTCGCGCTCCGGCGGATGCGCTCGGCCGAGGACGAGGCAGTGAGCCTGCGCGCCGACCTGTCCGGCGCCAAGGACGATGTTGCCGCCGGCCGCGCCGGTTTCGGCGAGCATCACATGACGATCGCGGTGCAGGGCGGCACGCCGGCCCAGGTCGACGAAGGCGTCGCCGAGGTCCAGGCGGTGCTCGCCGATATGGGGATCATCGCGGTTCGGGAGGAGATCGCCCTCGAGCCGGCGTTCTGGGCGCAATTCCCCGGCAATTTCAAATATATCGCACGGCGCGGCCTGATCTCGACGAGCAATTTCGCGGGGTTCGCCAGCGGCCACAATCTGCCGCAGGGGCGTGCCGCCGGCAATCACTGGGGCGATGCGGTGACTCTGCTCGAGACCACCGCCGCGGGTCCCTATTATTTCAATTTCCACCAGGGCGATCTCGGCAATTTCACGGTGATCGGGCCGTCGGGATCGGGCAAGACCGTGGTGCTCAACTTCCTCCTCGCCCAGGCGCGCAAATTCGCCCCGCGGATCATCTTCTTCGACAAGGACCGCGGCGCCGAGCTATTTCTGCGCGCGATCGGCGGCCGCTACGATCTGCTGCGCCCCGGCACGCCTTCGGGCCTCAACCCGCTGCAGATCGACGACAATCCCGCCAACCGCCAGTTCCTGATCGACTGGATCGCATTGCTGGCGGGCGGCGCCGACATCGAAGAGATTGCGCGGATCAAGGACGCGATCGACGCCAATTTCGGCCAGCCGATCGAGCAAAGGCGCCTGCGCCACCTCGCCGAACTGTTCCGTGGCGGCCACCGTCCGCATGGCGCCGATTTGTGGGCGCGGCTGCGCCCGTGGTGGGGCGAAGGCGAACGCGCCTGGCTTTTCGACAACGAAAGCGACGAGACCGATCTCACCGCCGACACGGTCGGCTTCGACATGACCCAGATCCTCGACGATCCGGCGATGCGCACCCCGGCGATGATGTATCTCTTCCACCGGGTCGAGGAGCGGCTCGACGGCACTGCGGCGATCATCGTGGTCGACGAGGGCTGGAAGGCGCTCGACGACGACGTCTTCGTCCGGCGGATCAAGGATTGGGAAAAGACGATCCGCAAAAGGAACGGCATCGTCGGCTTCGCCACCCAGAGCGCGCAGGACGCGCTCGAGAGCCGCATCGCCAGCGCGATCATCGAACAGGCCGCGACCCAGATCTTCATGGCCAACCCGAAGGCGCGCGCCGACGATTATGTCCACGGCTTCGGCCTGACGCCGCACGAGTTCGAGCTGATCCGCACGCTTCCTGACAATGCCCATTGCTTCCTGATCAAGCATGGCAACGAGAGCGTCGTCGCCCGGCTCAACCTGACCGGCGAGCGCGACCTGCTCACCATCCTGTCGGGGCGCGAACGCACCGTCCGGCTGCTCGACGACATCCGCGCCACCAGCGGCGACGATCCGGCGGACTGGCTGCCGCGCCTGCTGGAAGTGGCATGA